A region of Paludisphaera rhizosphaerae DNA encodes the following proteins:
- a CDS encoding MFS transporter, producing MSINPLSPSARLAVLAAAFTGLVFDGVELGLMPIASLSVSKGLMGEAYTATLGGEWFARFTAALMLGAAVGGIALGNLGDRIGRTRAMGISILFYSFFAALGALATSQEQMLLLRFLVGLGVGGMWPNGVALVAECWPEASRPLVSGVTSAGLNAGILLLSQLARIWPITAESWRWVFKLSGVPAALGIVVLLALPESPKWLASRGEEGGPTSSPRLRELFRPDLLRATLTGILLSSIPMVGAWAASKWMIPWADKVAGASNVGYKAATQGWWALGATLGCLAGAWLASRLGRRASYLLISVGSAAMTFAMFQLTAPLRPSFHPVVFTQGFVATLFFGWLAVFLPELFPTRVRASGAGLAYNSGRFATAAGVLLAGILFAALGGDYPRVGAVCSLIYALGVPVIWLAPATVDESLRG from the coding sequence ATGAGCATCAATCCGCTTTCCCCCTCGGCCCGCCTCGCCGTGCTGGCGGCCGCGTTCACGGGCCTGGTCTTCGACGGCGTCGAACTGGGGCTGATGCCGATCGCCTCGCTGTCGGTGTCGAAGGGGCTGATGGGCGAGGCTTACACGGCGACTCTCGGCGGCGAGTGGTTCGCCAGGTTCACGGCCGCCCTGATGCTGGGGGCGGCGGTCGGGGGGATCGCGCTGGGGAACCTGGGGGACCGCATCGGCCGGACGCGGGCGATGGGGATCAGCATCCTCTTCTACTCGTTCTTCGCCGCGCTCGGGGCCTTGGCGACCTCGCAGGAGCAGATGCTCTTGCTCCGATTCCTGGTCGGCCTGGGCGTAGGCGGGATGTGGCCGAACGGCGTCGCGCTGGTGGCCGAGTGCTGGCCGGAGGCGTCTCGGCCGCTGGTCTCGGGCGTGACCTCCGCCGGGCTGAACGCGGGGATCCTGCTCCTCTCGCAACTGGCGAGGATCTGGCCGATCACGGCCGAGTCCTGGCGATGGGTGTTCAAGCTCTCGGGCGTCCCGGCGGCGCTCGGGATCGTTGTCCTGCTGGCCTTGCCCGAGTCGCCCAAATGGCTGGCCTCGCGAGGCGAGGAAGGGGGGCCGACAAGCTCGCCGAGGCTCCGCGAACTCTTCCGCCCGGACCTCCTTCGGGCCACGCTGACGGGGATCCTGCTCAGCTCGATCCCGATGGTCGGCGCGTGGGCGGCGAGCAAGTGGATGATCCCCTGGGCGGACAAGGTCGCGGGGGCGTCGAACGTGGGCTACAAGGCGGCGACGCAGGGCTGGTGGGCCCTCGGCGCGACGCTCGGCTGCCTGGCCGGCGCGTGGCTGGCGAGCCGGCTGGGGAGGCGGGCGAGCTACCTGCTGATAAGCGTGGGATCGGCGGCCATGACGTTCGCGATGTTCCAGCTCACCGCCCCGCTGCGGCCTTCGTTCCACCCAGTCGTCTTCACCCAGGGCTTCGTGGCGACGCTCTTCTTCGGCTGGCTGGCCGTGTTCCTCCCCGAACTCTTCCCGACCCGCGTGCGAGCCTCCGGCGCGGGCCTCGCCTACAACTCCGGCCGATTCGCCACCGCCGCCGGCGTCCTCCTCGCCGGCATCCTCTTCGCCGCCCTCGGCGGCGACTACCCCCGCGTCGGCGCCGTCTGCTCCCTCATCTACGCCCTGGGCGTCCCCGTCATCTGGCTCGCGCCCGCAACGGTCGATGAGTCGCTGAGGGGATAA
- a CDS encoding NAD(P)-dependent oxidoreductase produces the protein MGDNPAVGVIGVGLMGSAVALRLLEQGRPVRVWSRFREEAAAAIDQGATWSDDTAVDCDRVVVCLYSGDVVADVLGPLVPRLRAGQVFIDVTTCPPEKSEAMGARLAAVGVRYLASPVSGNSEQTRRGEATWIVGGDRSAFDACADLWSALARNVFHVGGWGDAARMKLASNLVLGLNRAVLAEGLAFAEAIGLDPATTLEVFRGSMAYSKAIDVKGRKMIDHDYTVQARLSQHLRDVRLMLEAASAAGLPLPLADAHRRLLEAAEAQGWGDLDNSAVIDVYRTRKPC, from the coding sequence ATGGGCGACAATCCGGCGGTCGGCGTGATCGGCGTGGGCCTGATGGGCTCGGCGGTCGCGCTCCGGCTGCTGGAGCAGGGGCGTCCCGTCCGGGTCTGGAGCCGGTTCCGCGAGGAAGCCGCCGCCGCGATCGACCAGGGCGCGACCTGGAGCGACGACACAGCAGTCGACTGCGACCGCGTCGTCGTCTGCCTCTACTCGGGCGACGTCGTCGCGGACGTCCTCGGCCCGCTGGTCCCGAGGCTCCGCGCCGGCCAGGTCTTCATCGACGTCACGACCTGCCCGCCCGAGAAATCCGAGGCCATGGGCGCGCGGCTGGCGGCCGTCGGCGTGCGTTACCTGGCGTCGCCCGTCTCGGGGAACAGCGAGCAGACCCGTCGCGGCGAGGCCACGTGGATCGTCGGCGGCGATCGCTCGGCGTTCGACGCCTGCGCGGATCTGTGGTCGGCGCTGGCCCGCAACGTCTTCCACGTCGGCGGCTGGGGAGACGCGGCCAGGATGAAGCTGGCGAGCAACCTCGTGCTGGGGCTCAACCGCGCGGTGCTCGCCGAGGGCCTGGCGTTCGCCGAGGCCATCGGCCTCGACCCGGCGACGACCCTGGAAGTCTTCCGGGGGAGCATGGCTTACTCGAAGGCGATCGACGTCAAGGGCCGCAAGATGATCGACCACGACTACACCGTGCAGGCGAGGCTCTCCCAGCACCTCCGCGACGTCCGGTTGATGCTCGAAGCCGCCTCCGCCGCCGGCCTCCCCCTCCCGCTGGCCGACGCCCACCGCCGCCTGCTGGAAGCGGCCGAAGCCCAGGGCTGGGGCGACCTGGACAACAGCGCGGTGATCGACGTTTACCGCACGAGGAAGCCATGTTGA
- a CDS encoding argininosuccinate synthase codes for MAREKIVLAYSGGLDTSVAVKWINETYDMDVIAYTCDLGQGQDIHAIRDKALRTGAVEAVAEDARNLFIDYFVWPSLMAGALYEGKYPLATALGRPLIAQLMVRVAREHGATAVAHGCTGKGNDQVRFDVTFQTLAPDLKIVAPVREWKWTRTQELEFAAKHGIEVEATKKSIFSTDQNIWGRSIEAGILEDPWVAPPAETFQWTVDPVDAPNEPEEVTIAFESGRPVAINGKEMDGVELIETANKIAGKHGVGRIDHIENRLVGIKSREIYEAPGAILLHHAHKELETLTLSKESDRFKTLVSQAYADLIYNGLWFSQLHQDLMAFTVSNQQHVSGDVRMKLYKGGMIVVGRKSPKSLYRHELATYEEGDQYDASAAMGFIKIHGLGQTTQAKHQLLNQSGSGHRLELPSIIPPDTTK; via the coding sequence GTGGCGCGTGAGAAGATCGTCCTCGCCTACAGCGGCGGCCTCGATACGTCGGTGGCCGTCAAGTGGATCAATGAAACGTACGACATGGACGTCATCGCCTACACCTGCGACCTCGGGCAGGGGCAGGACATCCACGCGATCCGCGACAAGGCGCTGAGGACCGGCGCCGTCGAGGCCGTCGCCGAAGACGCGCGGAACCTCTTCATCGACTACTTCGTCTGGCCCTCGCTGATGGCCGGCGCCCTGTACGAGGGCAAGTACCCGCTGGCCACCGCGCTCGGTCGGCCGCTGATCGCCCAGTTGATGGTGCGCGTCGCCCGCGAGCACGGCGCGACGGCCGTCGCCCACGGCTGCACGGGCAAGGGGAACGACCAGGTCCGCTTCGACGTCACCTTCCAGACGCTCGCTCCCGACCTGAAGATCGTCGCCCCGGTCCGCGAGTGGAAGTGGACCCGCACCCAGGAACTCGAGTTCGCCGCCAAGCACGGCATCGAGGTCGAGGCGACCAAGAAGTCGATCTTCTCCACCGACCAGAACATCTGGGGACGCTCGATCGAGGCCGGCATCCTGGAAGACCCCTGGGTCGCGCCCCCCGCCGAGACGTTCCAGTGGACCGTCGACCCCGTCGACGCGCCGAATGAGCCCGAAGAGGTGACCATCGCCTTCGAGTCCGGCCGCCCCGTCGCCATCAACGGCAAGGAGATGGACGGCGTCGAGCTGATCGAGACGGCCAACAAGATCGCCGGCAAGCACGGCGTCGGCCGGATCGACCACATCGAGAACCGGCTCGTCGGCATCAAGTCGCGCGAGATCTACGAGGCCCCCGGCGCGATCCTGCTCCACCACGCCCACAAGGAACTTGAGACGCTCACGCTCTCCAAGGAGTCGGACCGCTTCAAGACGCTGGTCAGCCAGGCCTACGCCGACCTGATCTACAACGGCCTCTGGTTCAGCCAGCTCCACCAGGACCTGATGGCGTTCACCGTCTCCAACCAGCAGCACGTCTCGGGCGACGTCCGGATGAAGCTGTACAAGGGGGGCATGATCGTCGTCGGCCGCAAGAGCCCCAAGAGCCTCTATCGCCACGAACTGGCCACCTACGAAGAAGGCGACCAGTACGACGCCTCCGCCGCCATGGGCTTCATCAAGATCCACGGCCTCGGCCAGACCACCCAGGCCAAGCACCAACTCCTCAACCAGTCGGGCTCCGGCCACCGCCTGGAACTCCCCAGCATCATCCCGCCCGACACCACCAAGTGA